The following proteins are co-located in the Paenibacillus sp. FSL H8-0079 genome:
- a CDS encoding methyltransferase domain-containing protein — translation MKGRGSDFYDNEANFEKYMERRKWQENANDTLEKPVMLELIGDVAGKNILDLGCGDARFASELLSREREGATYTGIEGSVNMIQAANESVKGLNARIEQAFMEDWSYPAGVYDLVISRLAIHYIEDVDSLFRNIYDTLKEKGTFIFSVEHPVITSTLQPSGTRTDWVVDQYFVEGFREQQWLGGSVRKMHRSIESYYMALQRAGFRVEHLRESAPQRAHFVNEETYLRRQRIPLFLFLAARK, via the coding sequence ATGAAGGGCAGAGGATCAGACTTTTACGATAATGAGGCGAATTTCGAAAAGTATATGGAACGTCGCAAGTGGCAGGAGAACGCCAATGATACATTGGAGAAGCCTGTAATGCTGGAGTTGATCGGAGACGTTGCTGGAAAGAATATATTGGATCTCGGTTGTGGAGATGCAAGGTTCGCCTCAGAATTACTGAGTAGAGAGCGCGAAGGTGCAACCTATACTGGGATTGAAGGTTCGGTGAATATGATTCAGGCAGCTAACGAATCAGTAAAAGGATTGAATGCCCGGATCGAGCAAGCGTTCATGGAAGACTGGTCCTACCCGGCGGGAGTGTATGATCTGGTCATATCGAGACTTGCCATTCACTATATTGAGGATGTGGACAGCCTGTTCCGCAACATATACGATACCTTGAAAGAGAAGGGCACATTCATATTTTCGGTAGAACACCCTGTGATCACGTCCACGTTGCAACCCTCCGGGACTCGAACCGATTGGGTGGTTGATCAGTATTTTGTGGAAGGATTTCGTGAGCAGCAGTGGCTTGGCGGTTCTGTGAGAAAGATGCATCGTTCCATTGAATCGTACTATATGGCATTGCAACGAGCGGGGTTCCGTGTGGAACATTTGCGCGAGTCAGCACCACAGCGTGCTCATTTTGTAAACGAGGAAACCTATCTGCGCAGGCAGCGTATTCCATTGTTTCTTTTCCTGGCTGCCCGGAAATAG